The genomic region GGTCACCTGAGCGGATAGGCAGCTGGGCCCCTTGTCCCCTGTATGAGTTTGCTCAGGcggctgtaacaaagtaccacagagctggcggcttaaacaacagacatttattgtctcccagttctgggggctggaagtccaagatcagggtgtgggcagggtgcactCTTTCTGGGTGTTGTGTGGCGGCGAATCTGGTCCAGGCCTCTTCCCTAACTTCTGGTGATCTGCAGCGATCTTTGCCGTTGCTCGGTGGTGgaagcatcaccccaatctctgccctCATCTTCAGACGGCATTGACCTTGTGCTCAAGTCTGCCCTCATATTTCCCTTCTTACAGGGACACTGTCATATCGGAGCAGGGCACACCCAGCTCCAGCACGGCCTCATCCTAACTTGGctacatctgcaacaaccctatttccaaataagacccCGTTCTGAGGTACCGGTTAGGTACTAggcaggacttcaacatatgaattttgggggggtgtGATTCAACCCGTAACTCTCTCCTGACCCACACCCGAAATGAAGCTGCTTGGCCGGCAGAGGGCTCCGGACTGACCCAAGCACAGCCTGTCAACTACGGAAAACACACATTCTCTTGTCTAACTCGTTTTCAATATTAACCAAGACCCCAAATGTCTCCCTCTGCCTTGTTTAGGGCCTGTCGGTTAATGGTGTAGCAATGAGTGCCGGGGTGGATGCCGCTGCATCCTCCTAAGGACACGCGGGGACCAGTTCacctgctgagcctcagtttcctcatctgcaaaatgggagcaaAGGTAGCACCTTCTGCATCTTATTCCAGATAAATGACAAAACTCAAGGGGGACAGCCCAGCGTGAACTCCTGCTCATGATCGTAGCTGTGAATGTTCATTCCTGCAGGTGAGGTGGGGGGACAATTCCTCGGAATCTGACTTGCCGAGGGGGCGGCGGTGGGGAGCGTAAAGATGCCCAGCAGCTCTTTGCCAGGATTTTCACATGTTGCACAGGTGTCGGTGCTGAGCCGGCCTTCCTGTGTGTTTGGCTCATGTGGGTGACCCCGGCAGGGGAGCAGTGCCGAGGTCCTCTGCGGGCACAGGCTCAGGCCATACCCCTCACCTGGGCCCCGGCTGTCAGGAAGGGCTGCCCCCTGCAGGGTCCAGGAAGAGTGAATGCACTGTCCCCGCCATTTGGCTCTCACCTGGGCCTGCCCCAGGCGACCCCGCCCACCAGCACTGTTGGGGAAGCAGGCGTTGGGGGGCGGGTAGGGACGGCAGCTAGTCGGACCACCTACTGGCTGTGGACTCCAGCAAATCGcatcatctctctgagcctcgacTTCTTAGGCAAAGGCAGGAATGCTCAAGGCCCTGGTGGTAGGTTGCGAGGATGAAGGAGATGGGGGATGGCCATACCTGGCCTGCAGCCCGAGTGCCCAGAATAGTCCACGGAGAAGCACACAGCTTTAGGAGAGCAGGAGTTTTGGGGATTTCTAAACAAAGtagatctctctctttctctttctccacacaTGTGCACATCTATGCACAACCaggaacacacgcacacacaaacacacatacatgcacacactcgtgcacacacacacaggcacaggaACGTATCCACACACACGCAGGCACTCAGgggaattcacacacacacacgtgcattaGCTGCTTCTTTCCATCCACACAAACCATCTATCAGTTTCAAAAAAATACTGACTTTCAAACCCAGGGGATTAAAATGCATCTTTCGCCCAGTTTCTCAGAATGCAATCTTACATATGAAAACATCGATTTGGCACGGACTCTGCCATCACCATAAGCAAATATGTGCAAGTAAAAACTGCAAGTGTTTCCTCAGGCTGCATCATTATCTGTTAAATaacaaagtagaataaaatactttaatgTTTTGATCACACACATCCCCCGCCCCCATTGTCCCACGGCTGCCCGGCAGGGAGATGCCTCAGTCGGCCGGACGTGGGTGGTGGGGGGTCCTCCTGGCCGACGTAAACCCACAGGTGTCCCGGTTTAAAGCGGCCCCCTCCGAGCCACGACGCGGGGCCCCTAGCTCCGACGTGACCCTTGTTTGAGAGAAGCAGGAAGAGTTGGGAACGTGTTCTGTTGGCCCTGGAAACAGCAGCCGGCTCTGATGCAGCCAGGGGCAGGGCAGAGGAGAGTCTGACACGGATCCCTGCACACACTGGGTCAGCTTTGACCGTGGACACTAGGCGTCCGTCGGCTGGTCCGCACCCTCCAACCAGGCGGCCGGAGCTCGGAGCCCCGCCGTGGGGCAGGGATGCTCAAAGCCTCCGCTCCCCAGGCCGGGGCTAAGCTCGGCCTCTCCAGACCTGCAGCCTCCTCCGCTGTCACCGCCGCCGCCGTCAGGGCTGGGGGGCCCCGCCTGGAGGCCTGAACTGGCTGCCGCGGAGCCCGGCCGCGCCCTGGAGCAACCTCACCATCTCGTGGTCCTTGTGGTCCAGCACCCGAGGCAGGAACAGCGAGGACTTCTGCGTGCGGCGCGTCTTGAAGCCCCTGCGGGGCCGGCCCTTGCCGTTCACAGACACGTACCACAGTCTCTCGGCGCTGGGCTGGCGCCGGGTCCCACGCCCGCCGGGCACTGTGCGGTACAGCCGGGAGGCGTACGTGTTGTAGCCCAGCTCGTGGATGCGCTCCACGAACTCACACTCGGCATTGTAGCTCTCCTGTGGGGCGGGCAGGGGCCAAGGTCAGTGGCACAGAGGCCACGAGGATGTGGGCAGGGAGGGATGCCCTTAGCAGGGGTCTGTGCCAGCCcggggcagggtggggaaggTGGGTCCCTACCCTCTTGGAGGCGGGTGTCTGGAGGGACAAAGGTGCAAACTCAGAATGTAAGGAGCTTTCACCAGTGTCCCCGCGGGCGGCTGTGGGG from Eubalaena glacialis isolate mEubGla1 chromosome 10, mEubGla1.1.hap2.+ XY, whole genome shotgun sequence harbors:
- the FGF3 gene encoding fibroblast growth factor 3, which gives rise to MGLIWFLLLGLLEPGWPAAGPGGRLRRDAGGRGGVYEHLGGAPRRRKLYCATKYHLQLHPSGRVNGSLENSAYSILEITAVEVGIVAIKGLFSGRYLAMNKKGRLYASESYNAECEFVERIHELGYNTYASRLYRTVPGGRGTRRQPSAERLWYVSVNGKGRPRRGFKTRRTQKSSLFLPRVLDHKDHEMVRLLQGAAGLRGSQFRPPGGAPQP